A single genomic interval of Lewinellaceae bacterium harbors:
- a CDS encoding DUF4249 domain-containing protein — translation MKRLQICILLIFMTIGCVDEIPFPVKESTDAINIAGQFTDSLETQEIIVLKAAPVRQGGPIYGQPVVGATVYVESEDGERIQFTEEIEGFYRVMAKGTAGKSYRAEVITPDGKTYYSAYERIPTEESDFDVSPQKFETNELTSDNAITPVLKVGLFLSADMQVDGQKTNNLYRIVGEYDFWEYEGAMDLNPRHCYPKEYPDYGQVTVFSGIDEPDAKIDHELFFSTKPDHRFSFNYCFHIYQHTISRESYLYWEKVSKLANQDIGLFDSPLGKVRGNMYNANDSGEEVLGNFTVAAVKEKRFFTNSLDLGIEVFPLCLDPTMTTLHDYCHDCLKIANSTLVKPDYFP, via the coding sequence ATGAAAAGGCTTCAGATCTGCATATTGTTGATTTTTATGACCATTGGTTGCGTGGATGAAATCCCGTTTCCGGTCAAGGAATCTACTGACGCAATCAATATTGCCGGACAGTTTACCGACAGCCTGGAGACCCAGGAAATCATCGTGCTGAAAGCGGCACCGGTGAGGCAGGGAGGGCCGATATACGGACAACCGGTGGTAGGCGCTACCGTATATGTCGAAAGTGAAGATGGAGAACGAATACAATTTACAGAAGAGATCGAGGGCTTCTATCGTGTCATGGCAAAAGGAACAGCCGGCAAGTCCTACCGTGCTGAGGTAATTACCCCGGATGGGAAAACCTATTACTCGGCGTATGAACGGATACCCACAGAAGAAAGTGACTTTGATGTATCTCCCCAGAAGTTCGAGACCAATGAACTGACCAGTGACAATGCCATCACACCGGTCCTGAAAGTAGGGCTCTTTCTGTCTGCGGATATGCAGGTGGATGGTCAGAAAACCAATAATCTCTACCGGATCGTAGGCGAATACGACTTTTGGGAATATGAGGGTGCTATGGATCTGAATCCACGGCATTGTTATCCGAAAGAATACCCGGATTATGGTCAGGTTACGGTGTTTTCGGGTATTGACGAGCCGGACGCGAAAATTGACCACGAATTATTTTTCTCTACCAAACCGGACCATCGCTTTTCCTTCAACTATTGCTTCCATATCTACCAGCATACCATCAGCCGTGAATCTTACCTGTACTGGGAAAAAGTGTCAAAACTGGCAAATCAGGATATTGGCCTGTTCGATTCACCGCTGGGCAAAGTGCGTGGTAATATGTACAATGCCAACGATTCCGGGGAGGAAGTACTGGGGAATTTTACCGTAGCTGCTGTAAAAGAAAAGCGGTTTTTTACCAATAGCCTTGACCTCGGCATCGAAGTGTTTCCACTATGTCTGGATCCTACCATGACAACCTTACACGACTACTGCCATGACTGTCTGAAAATTGCCAACAGTACCCTGGT
- a CDS encoding TonB-dependent receptor, with the protein MCFGLLLVVRGWSQNLPSSNISGDWSAIRAAVESWGDVHVFSDTARALSGDKLQFTWDRNKDLHSEFNHWLESLGLTCIVYNANTWIVVSYADAARPLEAWNRRNKLLSALADKQDKKTEVVVIGNLQAGAPLSNRLELKGVVRDEETGETIIGATIIPQNGGEPTVTDVDGSYDLQLPVGENVLVVTSIGMEQKEIPLVMAGNGSHDIFIHRASLQLEEIVVSEKAADQNLRSLTMGIEQLNMKEIAKLPAFLGEFDVLKSLIALPGVSTAGEGVGGINVRGGNIDQNLIIQDDIIYFNPSHALGFFSLFHPDLVDDVKLFKGNIPAKYGGRLSSVLATSMRTGNKQDWTFKAGIGVMSSKVSLDGPLVKDKTSLVLGGRISYINWILKLVNEPQVKKSRVSFFDFQGKLDHRLTNKSSIGLEGYQGSDYFRFADEARFNYSTKSLAAYYNTLIGNRANLNTKVIYGLYTSDLGDLKPLNPSVFSTGIGYLKGRTEMVFQQNQRATWVAGIEAIRYKVNPGILGPDNPESLVVKESTPEEQGWEGGLYVETEQNFSDKLSFSAGLRLSGFALQGAKRVRTYAGTRESVSYGEAIDTVSFGSGELIDTYFGLEPRISVNYRLTETASLKLGATRTYQYLSLISNTVAATPVDFWKLADTYLKPQKADGISLGYYRNFNNNVWETSAEVYFKALRNVPEYRDFPELLGNEFLETELVPADGRNYGLEVSIKKNLGLVSGRLSYTYSRSIRRVKTEIPELNVNQGRWYPSYFDKPHDVTMLVNFNLMQRLSLNVSFTYNTGRPITAPTGKYTDWHVINVPIYSDRNQYRIPDYYRMDVSANLFPGYRKDRKFQSSWSLSIYNLLGRKNAYSIYFRQKPFQSLSTYRLAVLGSIFPSITYNLEW; encoded by the coding sequence ATGTGTTTCGGATTACTATTGGTAGTCCGGGGTTGGTCACAAAATCTTCCATCCAGCAATATTTCCGGTGATTGGTCAGCAATCCGTGCGGCAGTAGAATCCTGGGGCGATGTCCATGTTTTCTCTGATACCGCGCGTGCTTTATCCGGGGATAAACTTCAATTCACCTGGGACCGGAATAAGGACCTGCATTCAGAATTTAACCACTGGCTCGAATCACTTGGTCTTACTTGTATCGTATACAATGCGAACACCTGGATTGTGGTCAGCTACGCAGACGCCGCCCGCCCGCTGGAAGCATGGAATCGCCGTAATAAGCTGCTTTCAGCCCTGGCAGACAAGCAGGACAAGAAAACCGAGGTCGTCGTGATTGGCAACCTGCAGGCTGGTGCACCACTTTCCAATAGATTAGAACTCAAAGGTGTCGTGCGGGATGAAGAGACCGGTGAAACCATCATTGGGGCCACCATCATACCACAGAATGGGGGAGAACCCACGGTGACGGATGTGGACGGTTCCTATGACCTACAGCTTCCCGTGGGAGAAAATGTGCTGGTGGTTACATCCATCGGTATGGAACAAAAGGAAATTCCGCTGGTCATGGCAGGCAACGGCAGTCATGATATTTTCATTCACCGTGCGAGCCTGCAACTGGAAGAAATTGTCGTTTCTGAGAAGGCGGCTGACCAGAACCTGCGGTCTTTGACGATGGGCATTGAACAGCTCAATATGAAAGAAATTGCCAAATTGCCGGCATTTCTGGGAGAATTTGATGTCCTTAAAAGCCTGATCGCATTGCCCGGAGTAAGTACTGCGGGAGAAGGCGTGGGCGGTATTAATGTACGAGGTGGCAACATCGATCAGAACCTGATCATCCAGGATGATATCATCTATTTTAACCCAAGCCATGCACTAGGTTTCTTTTCGCTATTTCATCCGGACCTGGTCGACGATGTCAAACTTTTTAAAGGAAATATACCAGCTAAATATGGTGGTCGTCTTTCTTCGGTTCTGGCCACCAGCATGCGGACAGGGAATAAACAAGACTGGACTTTCAAGGCGGGAATAGGAGTCATGTCCTCCAAAGTGTCGCTGGACGGTCCACTGGTAAAGGATAAAACTTCACTGGTACTCGGTGGCCGGATCTCCTACATCAACTGGATTCTCAAGCTGGTCAATGAGCCACAGGTGAAGAAAAGCCGCGTTTCATTCTTTGATTTTCAAGGGAAACTGGATCACCGGCTGACCAATAAATCGAGCATAGGACTGGAAGGCTATCAGGGAAGCGACTATTTTCGGTTTGCCGATGAGGCTCGTTTTAATTACTCCACGAAGTCACTGGCCGCCTATTACAATACCCTGATCGGTAACCGTGCCAACTTAAACACCAAAGTCATCTACGGGTTGTACACCAGCGATCTCGGAGATCTGAAACCTTTGAATCCATCGGTGTTCTCAACAGGAATAGGTTATCTGAAAGGACGTACTGAGATGGTATTTCAGCAGAATCAACGGGCGACCTGGGTGGCAGGTATCGAAGCGATCCGCTACAAGGTGAACCCCGGTATTCTCGGACCCGATAATCCTGAATCCCTGGTCGTGAAAGAGTCGACTCCGGAAGAGCAGGGATGGGAAGGTGGACTGTACGTGGAGACCGAACAAAATTTTTCGGATAAGCTTTCCTTTTCAGCAGGACTCCGGCTGAGCGGATTTGCGTTGCAGGGCGCCAAACGGGTGCGGACCTACGCCGGTACCAGGGAGTCGGTCAGCTATGGAGAAGCCATCGATACGGTAAGTTTTGGCTCCGGGGAACTTATCGATACCTATTTTGGACTGGAACCCCGGATTTCGGTCAATTACCGTTTGACGGAAACGGCGAGTCTAAAGTTGGGAGCGACACGTACCTATCAATACCTGTCCTTGATTTCGAATACCGTAGCGGCTACTCCGGTTGACTTTTGGAAACTGGCGGATACCTACCTGAAACCACAAAAAGCTGACGGCATCAGCCTGGGTTATTACCGCAATTTCAACAACAATGTTTGGGAGACCTCTGCAGAAGTCTATTTTAAGGCCCTCAGGAATGTGCCGGAATACCGGGATTTTCCGGAATTGTTGGGCAATGAATTCCTGGAGACGGAATTGGTCCCGGCGGACGGAAGGAACTACGGTCTGGAGGTCAGCATCAAAAAAAACCTGGGATTGGTTTCCGGCCGGTTGTCCTATACCTACAGCCGATCCATCCGCAGGGTAAAAACAGAGATCCCCGAGCTGAATGTCAATCAGGGCAGATGGTATCCTTCGTATTTTGACAAGCCTCACGATGTGACCATGCTGGTTAACTTCAACCTCATGCAGCGGTTGAGTCTTAATGTGAGTTTTACCTATAATACCGGCCGCCCTATTACGGCACCTACCGGTAAATACACCGACTGGCACGTTATCAACGTTCCCATATACTCCGACCGCAATCAATACCGGATACCGGATTACTACCGGATGGATGTTTCGGCGAATTTGTTTCCGGGTTACCGCAAGGACCGGAAATTTCAGAGTAGCTGGTCCCTGTCCATCTACAACTTGCTGGGAAGGAAGAACGCGTATTCCATTTACTTCAGGCAGAAACCATTCCAAAGCCTTTCCACCTACCGGCTGGCAGTGTTAGGCTCCATATTCCCTTCCATCACCTATAATCTTGAATGGTAG
- a CDS encoding alpha/beta fold hydrolase gives MPILDGTSYRPPWYLPSGHLQTLYPYFFRKVRPEYMRERITLPDGDFVDLDSLRQHSKNLAFLCHGLEGDSSSQYIRGMADFLYRRGWDVIALNFRSCSGEPNRVLQSYHHGEIRDLTYLLEQLNASGEYHRIVPIGFSLGGNVVLKYLGSHGEQLPDTIHGGIAVSVPTDLLSSSRRLDQWDNWIYTRRFRMNLKEKFEAKDRLFPGVLDMHRWNEVKRWEDFDNTYTSKIFGFRDAYAYYEQGSANNFLQGLRRPTLLINALNDPFLETPSYPYERAKDSRFLHLLTPKEGGHVGFPLAGTTETWEERVAWEFIQEYLA, from the coding sequence ATGCCTATTTTGGACGGGACATCCTACCGGCCGCCCTGGTATCTTCCAAGCGGTCATCTGCAAACCTTGTATCCTTATTTTTTCAGGAAAGTAAGGCCTGAATATATGCGGGAGCGTATCACGCTTCCAGATGGTGATTTTGTTGATCTGGACAGCCTAAGGCAACACAGTAAAAACCTGGCATTTCTTTGCCACGGACTGGAAGGAGATTCCAGCAGTCAGTACATCCGCGGAATGGCAGACTTCCTGTACCGGCGGGGCTGGGATGTGATCGCACTTAATTTCAGGTCCTGCAGTGGTGAGCCTAACCGGGTCCTGCAGTCCTACCATCACGGCGAGATCAGGGATCTGACCTACCTATTGGAACAATTAAACGCAAGTGGAGAATACCACCGGATCGTGCCGATAGGTTTCAGCCTGGGTGGGAATGTGGTCCTGAAATACCTGGGCTCGCATGGTGAGCAACTGCCGGATACCATCCACGGGGGTATTGCTGTAAGCGTGCCAACCGACCTGCTCAGTTCCAGCAGGCGTCTGGATCAGTGGGATAACTGGATCTACACCCGCAGGTTCCGGATGAATCTAAAAGAGAAGTTTGAAGCAAAGGATCGGCTGTTTCCCGGGGTTCTTGATATGCATCGCTGGAATGAAGTCAAACGTTGGGAAGACTTTGACAACACCTATACATCAAAAATATTTGGATTTCGTGACGCCTATGCATACTACGAGCAGGGCTCGGCAAATAATTTCCTGCAAGGCTTACGGCGTCCTACCCTGTTGATCAATGCATTGAATGACCCATTTTTAGAGACTCCCAGTTACCCTTACGAACGGGCTAAAGACTCCCGATTCCTCCATCTCCTGACACCCAAG